From Equus przewalskii isolate Varuska chromosome 2, EquPr2, whole genome shotgun sequence:
CCAATTCTTAAATAAAACTGTACTTGATTTCACTATCAACGATGGTGTGATTGTGTGGGATGCAGAAACTCTTAAGATCACGTCACTTGCGGCTAAGAAATGTCCAGAACCTACAGCATAAAACCAGATGTATTTTGCCTACTTGATTCAGTTCTGAGTTCCCACCTCTAACCAGATTGTAATGACAAGTTCCTCCTGCCCTTCAGGCTCCCGTGGGAGTGTGTGATGCCTGGAGTGGGCACGTGAGGGCTCTGAAACGGCAGGCGCAGAGGCCTGGGCTGTTGGGGCGACTGATGTGTGAATGTACTGACGTGCGGGCCTCCCTGGTGCGTAGGAGCCGTTCGCTGTTTGAGCCACTGAGTCAGGCTGATTTTTGCTGAAAATGTGACTATCTGGGCATCATTTTGCCTCCCAAACTTTAAATTTTAGGTCATTCaggtaaattttcctttttcagcaTTTATTAAGTTGCACTCGATAAACAGGATACTGTGTAGGAATGGAAAACTAGAGAAAAGTTGCTGCAGAATCGTGCTCTACTCTCGATAGATGGTGAGCACAGGAGAGGATGGCAGTCTGGGAAAGCAGTGGAGAAGTGGCGATGGTCACCGTCTCCTGCCACGCACGTGCCCGCCGCTGCGCCGCTGCTCCTCTGCTTTCCACGCTCGGCCTTTGCCGGAAAGGGAGAAAAGCTGGAGCGAAGGTTTTCCCTTTGGCCGAGTCAGTGCTCAGATTACTGGGTGGACCTTGCCAGCGATGCCCCGGCTAACAGTGGGGCTGTGATTCGGGGAAGCTGGATCGCTGGGAGGCACGGCAGGTGCCGCCCCGAGCTGGGGTCTTGTTTTCTGGGACTCAGACCCGCCCTGCCTGACGGGAGCGTGCCCACCCGGCGCTCTGCACTAGGGAGACGCCGGGTGAGCAAGGGGCTTGAGGCTGGATGTTCGCTCATGTCACGTTTTCCGTGTGGACGGGCACTGCGTCCCAGGTCAGTGTGATGAGGACCAAGACTTCACAGGATGTGGACACAGGGAAAACGAAGCTTAGCCCACGCTGAAGAATCTGAACTTGGGCCTGCCAGAGGGCTTCTGGGCTTCTGGGCTGATAAATGACTCCCCTTTCAACACATGATGGTGATGGAAACAACCTCCTCTTAAACGTCGTGGTGGTGATGTATGTGTTGTAAAATGCCCAACCCCCTGGGACCAGTCCTATCTGCTAAGTGGGGCGCTCTCTCCGTGTGGGGACGTCACCCCCGCTTCTTGGTTTGGGTCTGTGAGgatctttatttttcagtggaGGCTCTTCTGTGAGGCTGTTCGGAGTCCGGCTGTTTGCTCTAGGCTCTGAggtcttctccctcttttccgtGACACTTACCGGATCATTCCTAAGGGAATACTTGGACATGAGCTCTTGTACTCCGCCCCCCATTTCACTGCACCCCAGCACTAAAATCCACTTGGGCCAAGGCTTTCGGAGTGGAAAGCCTTTCTGGAAGGCACCAGTGGTGACCACATCTTCAGACCCAGAACTGTATGTCTCCTGAAGGATTCTTAATCTTGTTTCTGATGATTTTTAGTTGCCAAAACATCAGCAGTTCAGACTGTTTCAGCAGCTTTTGACAACAAGCTTTGAAGTGACACTCCCCTGAAGCATCAAGCTGAGCTAAGCGTGGTGCCAGGGAGGGTGGGACTAGTTTGTGCTCCGTCACCAGCCCTGCTGTGGCTCTGGACCACAGCACGCCTCTCCACGCCCTCTGGGCTCTTCCAGCTCCAGCTTCCTACAGCTCCCTTCTCCGCCCCGTGACTTAACACGTTTTACTGGGAGCAAAATACTGCAGGGTCAGCCTGTGACAGTGACGTGTCTGCTCCTGcacattctttccttcctctgccaaGTGTTTTGGCAGCCACTGTGGTTCCAGTGACCGGTGATGCTCTCACCAAGAAACAGTCCTCAGTCACTTGTTCTCACAGAAGTGTATTTGCTCACTTGGCGGAAGTACCTGTGGCTCTTGGGGATGTGAGCGGTGCGGGCAGCAGCCACGGCATCCAGAGTCATAGAACACGGGTCATATGTGTCAAAGTCACATCTGTCATCTAGGAAGTCACTTGTTTGAAGTCACCGTCCAGATTAAGAACCATATTTtataaactgaggcccagctgaGGCTGCAGAGCTGGTCAGGGACAAGCTGGGGTCTGTCTTCGTCCTGTCGTCTGTAGCTCTCTCTCAGATTAAATCGTTTGCTCCCTGGTCTTGGAGGGACGTGTTTACCTGGCCTGGGTATCGCCGCTCACGCTGTCCTCATACATGTTTTGTGGATGCTCTGACTGGTCATCCGCGGGTGCCAGAAACCTGCGCCGGAGAAAGCAGTTACCAGGAGTCTTGAAGGAGCAGAGCCAGCCCACTGCGTGTCCTTAAGGTCACCCTGCACAAGAACCAGACTTGGGCAAACACTCAAGGGCTTGCCCAGGGACTCGGGCCTCAGATATTTACGAGGGCTGGCGAGTCGCCAGGGCCGGGGCTGCAGTAGTGGACGAGAGAGGCCGGGCCAGCTCCGTTCTGGTTGAGGAGCCGTGCCACGGTTGGGAAGGAGGCAGCGCAGGCCCAGGCGGTGGGGAGTGACAGTGAGAAGGCCTGCTATATAATAGGGTGGTTTGGGACGGCCCCGCTGTTGACATTCAAGCTGAGGCCTGAGTGACAAAGATCCACTGGACGCTCTGAAGCGAGAACGTCCCAGGCAGAGGCCCGGAAGCGGGAGCCAGTCCAGCCCTTTGAGAACTGAAAGGCCATCGTGACTGAGGCGTGAGGGGCCGACATGGTTAGAGTGGGCAGGGAAGGTCCCGAAAGGGCTGTCAGGCCCCGGCGTGATGGGAAGCAGAGGCTTTCAAAAGACCGCTGGCTGTGTGACATGCTGGAGAGGTTGGGCGCGGGGCGGGGACGGGGGGTGGCGATAGTGGCTTAGACTGGGGGTGGCAGTGGAGACAAAGCAGGTAGAGTGAGGCAGAATCGAGTCAACAAGACTGGGGATGGGTTGGAAATGGGctgggggaaagaaaggaatCCAGGATGTCCCCCAGGCCTTATACTCGAGCCCCCAGGTGACTGCGACGCCGTTTATTGAGGTGAAACAAGAGTAGCGTGTTCCAGGGAGGAAACCGAGTTCTGCAGGCCGTCGTGGGATTCGAGGTGCCTGTGAGACATCCCAGCAGAGACCCCCAGGAAGGGGCAGTGGCGATGTCTGGAGCTAGGGGGAGGGATTGGTGGTCGTCTGCATCACAATGGGGTCTTACAGCCAGGGGACCAGATGCAGCCCTTGAAGGAGAGGCGGTAGGATGAGAAGAATGCCTGGGACTAAGTCCTGGGGAAAAGTGACACTTGGGCATTGAGCCGCGGAGGCAGAGCAGGCCAATGAGACGAGGGAAGAatggctggagaggcaggagggacacCAGAGTGTGGAATGTCTTGGAAGCAAGAGGAGAGCACGGCGAAGACGACGGACAGTCCACGCTCAGGAGTGCTGCTGAGAGGCCACGGGATGTGGCCGAAAGGTTGCTGACGATGGCAACAGGAGCAGATTGGGGGGCGGGCGGGCTCAGGTGGGTGCGTGTGGTTGGAGGCTGGGGTTGCAGTGGGTTGCCAGCAGTGGGaggggaggaaacagaggcagcaaCCCCAGACATCTGGAAAGGAGGACCGTGAAGAGGGGCAGGGATGGCCTCCCTCCTCGCCCCCAACCTCCAGGAGCTGGGCTCCAGCCTGAGCTCCTCTCCGTTTGCTGATACTGGCTGCGGAGGCCGTTCCCCTGCAGACACGGCTCTGCCAGCGTGCCGCCCCTTGCAGATAGGCAGAAGCACACTccttgaagcagagcacacagtgAAAGCACGCAGATGATAAGAGCAGGGCTTAGCATGTGCACACAGTATGAACAAGCTGGGTAGGCAACACCCAGAACGTTGCCTCCACCCAGAGGCCTCCCAGGATAGTCACCAGCGCCACTGCCAACACCAGCCAGAGGTTAGTCTGCCGGGTTTTGAggttttataaatggaatcatacagtatctgcaGTAAACTACTTCGAATGTCAGCCTAGGAGGAAACATTGCAACTAGTTCTATGTGGACAGAGATTTGATCAAAACTGTGCAAAAGGTATGCTAGGTTTAACCTCTCAGTGTGACGTGTTAGAATAGTcacttaaggggctggcctggtggtgtagtggttaagttcatatgctccatttccgcagcccagggtttgcaggtttggatcctgggcacagacctagcactgcttgtcaagctacgctgtggtggcatcccacataaaatagaaggttggcacagatgttagctcagggccaatcttcctcaccaaaaaagaaaaaaaaagtcacttaaaaGGTGGCCTGTCAGTTCTGGATCTATATGGcaattgcacacacacactctaattTTCCTCCTTCCCGAAACTATTAAAGGGACCAAAACAACAAGGGGGAAAGAAAAACCTCTCCAGGTTGAGAACTGGAAAGGATAACATCAAAATTTTGGGAGCTGGACAGCATGTGGATGAGTGGTAACTAGCAGATCTGAGGAACCTGAGTTCGAAGCAGACAGCAGGACGAGCTGAGGCTCGACCACACCACAGAATCCTCAGGGGTCCAGAAACTGGCACCTCACCCCTGCAacagggagggtggggctgaaatAGGAAGGCCCATGACGGTCAAGGTCCCCTCTCCCCCACTCACAGAAGTCTAAAGGGTGAGTCTCTGAGAGGGTCCACCCCACAGGTGAGGGCTCCTGAAAACCAGAGAATCAGGTGTGCATGCCAGTGCTCCAGACAGTGACCTTCTAGGAAGGAAACGGGGAGGAGACCTGCCATGGACACTGGGGCATTCCAAAAAGCAGCCACAGAAGCCCTGCCCCCCAGGCCCCTTCAGGGAAGCACTCCCCAGGTGCTCAGGGCTTCCagtctgctcccctccccccagatgCTAATATGAGCAGAAGCTCAAAGATTTCCTGAGATCTAAGAagagcttttttgttttgttttgtttttaaggaagattagccctgagctaacatctgccgccaatcctcctccttttgctgaggaagattggccctgagctaacatccatgcccatcttcctctactttatatgtggcaagcctgccacagcatggcttgccaagcggtgccacatctgcacccgggatccaaaccggcaaaccctgggccaccgaagtggaacgtgtgcacttaaccgctgtgccaccgggccggccctgagaaGAGCCTTTAACATGGAAGATGGAAACCTACGCAGATGAAAAGTAACTTGTAAACAAAAGCCTTCCGGGAGAAGGACACTTaaaaaccagacacaaaaacacCTATCTGCCCAAAGGGGAAGATGCGTGTCCATGAAACGGCAGAATGCTGAGGAAGAACAGTCAGGGTACAGAAAAGAGCTCCTGGACATGAAAAACGAACATTTAAAAAGCTCCTGGACAGTAAAACcaattcaacattttaaaaagagctcttaggggctggcctggtggcacagtggttaagtgcacacattctgcttcggcggcccggggttcaccagtttggatcccgggtgcagacacggcactgcttgggaagccatgctgtggcaggcatcccacacataaagtagaggaagatgggcacagatgttagctcagggccagtcttgctcagcaaaaagaggaggattggcagtagttagctcagggcaactcttcctaaaaagagctcttagaaattttcttcaaaaataaagaactcatggGCCCtgacctgtggccgagtggttaagtttgcgcgctctgcttcagtggcccagggtttgctggttcggaacctgggtgcggacatggcaccacttatcaggccatgctgaggcagcatcccacattgccacaactagaaggacccacaactaaaatacgcaactatgtaccacggggctttggggagaaaaaggaaaaataaaatcttttaaaaaataaataagtaaaaacaaataaagaactcAATAGAAGGGTTAGAAGAAAAGTGAGGCGATCTCCCAGAAAGGACAgcaaaaagacagagatggaaaacaggacagagaagggaaggtATTCAGAGGGCCAGCCCAGGAGGGCCAAAGTCCAATAATGAGAATTCCAGAAAAAATCAACTAACTAGTTCAAAAAGAAATATGCCCAAACTGAAGGACAACCttggaagctagaagacaataGAGTGATGCCAAAGGAAAATCATTTGCAATCTAGAATTTCAGTCTAGAATTCCATACCCAGCAAAGCTATTGGTCAAGTGTGAAGGCAGAATAAAGGCATTTCAGGCTTGTGCCAAAACATACACCTCTTGCACACCCTTCCTCAAGGAGCCACTGGGAGCTGGCTCCACCAAACCATGAAAGAGGGAACGTGGGATATAGGAAGCAGGAGATCTCGGGCACGAGCCCAGCAAGTGGAGTCCCCAGGAGGGTGGTGGAGGGAGAGCCCAGGCTGGCCGCTGTGCACCAGACATACAGGGAAAACAGCCCACCCTGGGGACCCAGTGACTTGAGAGACGGGCACATTGAGGACCTGCCACCAAGATCCCTCTCCCTCTGTAACATCTTTTGATGCCCACATACGGTGCTGAGAACCTGGTCTAGGTTCTTGTCTAGACCTGGCTTAACCACATGCTAAGGAAGTTCTGCTCTCTCCTCCATGTCCTGCTGCCTGGATCAGCTGAGGACCCTCATTATACCTCCAAGAAGTATCTTCTCCTTTGACCTACTCCTGGGGGCTAGAGGTGGGCGATTGTGTGCCTAGAAGCAGAAACTCAGAGCAGCCCACTtgctatgttttttctttctttcttttcttttctttttttttttgctgaggaagattcgccctaagctaacatctgctgccaattttcctctttttgtatgtgagctgccaccacagcatagctactgacagacaagtgatgtaggtctgcacctgggaactgaacccaggccgctgaaacagagtgcaccaaacttaaccactaggccactggggctggccctcactcTGTGTTCTTGCAGATGTCCACCTGGTCCTCTGCCTAGATGCCCGATTAGAGCCCTTATGACCTGGCCCACTGACTTCCCTGAAAGGGGCTCTTCCACTGTGTCATGCCTTTCCCACACACATTCTGAAGTGTCTTGGCTCCCCTGGGAACACCTCCAGTCTCACCTGGGCTCCAGCCGCTCCTTCACCTTGGCGATGGAACGAACATAGGGCGTGATCTGCTTGGTGACGGTGGTCAGGTAGGCATTCTCCTGCTTCAGCTGGAGAAGGTcatggagctgggctggggggccAAGGCCAGAGCATTGGGTCTTGGCTTCAGATTTTAACTCTCAAACCTCACACCTAAGTATCCCAACTATTTCAGTGATCACCTCTTTAATCAAAGAGTGAGGTCAGACTTGCGGGGGCATTCTACTTACTGAATCCTGACCTCAGATGCATCATTTTGGGGCCAGTTGGCAGCTGTGAGGCAAAGTCAAGAGCTAAGGGGAGGAGCATGGGGGTTGGTGTCTGGTTAGTGGGTAACTCATTCCTGCCCCTGCTAGCACGTGTGTTAGCTCCAGGACAGGGGTGCACCCAGAAGCAGCTGCGTGGGACCTTCATAAATCTCCTGCTCGTTCGCCACCCGCTGGGAGGATTCCTCCCAAATCTGAAAGAGAAAGTAAGCTGGATGTCGCATGGGGCGAGTTGTAATTTCCATGGTGGCATTTTTGTCCTCTAGCTACTCAGAGCCTTATGGGACCCCTAGCCAGTTCATGTGGTTCCAGGCAGCAGACCAGGTTCTAGAGCCTGGCACATGAGGGCCCCATGGGGCACCAGGCCAAGGTCCTCGTTCTCCCCCTTCCTGTCTTGGAGTGGCCCATGTATGTGCTGACGGTGGGGCTGCAGGCGAGTTGGGTGTCTTGGGAGGGGCTACCTCCTGGAAGACCGCTCTCATGCCCTCCACGGAAGTGTACTCCGAGGCGATCTGCGCATCCACCTGCAGGGACTTGTGCAGGATGTCTCCCATGATCTCGGCCTTGATGAGCGAGTGGTGCTTGGTGAGGTCCCGGTGCAACTCCTGCACCTGGTCCTTCAGGTTCTGCATCTCCGTCTGCAGGCGCTGTGCAGAGAGCCCGTGTGAGCACCTGTGGTTCCTGCAGGCTGTGTCCACTGCCAGGGActcagagggatggcttccaGGCTGGGTGACCAGGACTAGATTAGGCCATCGCTGCACCTTGATGAGGACAGGCTGAAGCCTTTCCCAGCCTGCAGGTACCTGGCCCCCCTCACCTGGTAAGAGTCCTCATAGTGGCGACAGTGTTCCGTGAAGGGTGTATCCTCGCCCTCGGCCAGCAGCACCTTGGTGCTAATGGACCGGTGCAGCGTGGGCTTTTGGACTGGCGACTTCAACATCTTTCCCACCGGGGAAGGGCAGCTGGGCCCCATCAGCACCTTGGGGCCTGAGCCCCCTGCTAGCCTAGGGGGAGAGCCAGTGTGGATGCAGGTGTGCGGCTGGGAGGGTCTGCCCCCCATCCCTGCAGCCTCCCAGGGCTCTCTCAACCTGGACGAACATCAGAACCAGGAGGGAGCCCTGCAAAAGCCTGATGCAAGGCCGCACCCAAGGCCAGGACATCAgcttggtattttaaaaaatctccaggGTGATGTCAGTGTTTAGAAAGAGTCCCTCAGGATGTCATCAGGGCTAGTCCGGAGTAAACGGTGTCTTCACTCACACACACTGGACCTTGCCAGTTGGGCCTGATGCCCAGTCTCCCTTGACTGCGGCTCTGGGGCCTTTGGCACACATGTCCAGCTTGGGTATTTCTCCCAATtcctcctggggaggggagggaggtgtctTTGCTCTCCAGTCTAGGGCCCCGGAAGTCAGGCCCCACCCCAAGCTGCCCCTTCCCTTCCATCCTCAGGCACCACGCCTGGCAGCCGCAATCGAGGCTGGTTGGGGGCAGCCCCCACATCCTCTCCGTCTTCCTGGAGTGGCCGGGGTAGGCTCTGCTCCAGGTCTGCCATGGGCTTCCCATCTGAGGCAGCCCTGACGGCTGTTTCTCGGCTGGGCGGACTCGCCCTCCCCCGTGGCCATCGTCAGTGCCCAGACCCTGCGCTGGGAACTCAGCGAGGCGGAAAGGCCGGTGCTTGGCCTTTCCCAGCCACTTGGCGGCCCTCCCTGCCCGATGGGGACCTTGTGCCATCCGGGTCCCCCCACCCTGGCCCGTCCCTGTGGCGGAGAGGGCACCCCCGCTGCTCACGTGTGGGGGCCACCCCCGGCACCTGCCGCCCCGTGCggtgccagcagcagcagcggctccaGGCAGCGCGCGAACTCAGCGCGGTGGTCGCTGGCGATCTGAGGGGTGGGACGCGGCCATGAGGCAGCCTCCACACCCTGCCGGCCTGGCCCCCGGCCCCCGGTACCCGGGCCGCCTGCGCACCTTGCTGCTCTGCGCCGGCCGGAGGCGGTGCGGCCGGGTGACGACGCCCTGCAGCCTCTCCATCAGCTCCTGCGCAGGCGGGCGGGAGGGCGCTCAGGGGTGGAAGGTGGGGGTGACAGCGAGCGGGAAGGCCCGAGGGCAAGCCTATCTTTGGCAGTTTACCTGATGTCCGTTGGAGGCTCCAAGCCGTCCCTGAGACTGATCTggaaccccaccccaccctgcccccaaaTCCACAGGAAAGGTTAAGGTAGCCAACTCCAGTGGACAGTCTGCAGGTGAGGGAGTGGAGGCTTATGTTCCCTTCCAGGATTGCTGTCCTTTTAAAAGGGACTCAGCTGGCCCCTTGAGGGTTTGTAGATGATGGCATGGAGGAGGGAAAGGTAAGCCCAGGGACCCCTGTCCAGTCCTCCAGGTGACAGGCTGCCAAGCCCTGAGATGGCAGTCATGGGTGCGCAGGATGggctcctggtggggaggggagacccTGCAGGAGCTGGGGGTACTCACGTAGCCCAGGTCCAGGAACTCGGCCTTGTTGGCCAAGCTGAGAAAGGAAGAGCAGATGACCAGGTGAACCTGCGAGAGGGACACTGCTCAGTGCCTGGCCCGGGAAGGTGGCCCTGGGGCCGGGGTGCCCAGCTCTGCACCCCTAGCTCCCCTTACCTGCAGGGTGGGCAGCAGAGTGGCCAAGTGGGCGAGCTGCTCCTTGAAGGCCTTGTCCTTCTCTTCATattggctgggggaggggcaggcagcctCATCTCCAAGGGGAGGGCTGCCCACCCCCACCTAGGGGGGCCTCAGAGCCGGGCAGTTCCATCTCCCCACCAGCTTTGTGTGTCCTTCCCTGTCACCCTTCCGTGCACCCTGAACCACTCTGCCCTCCTCATCAGGTGGACACCTGGATGTCTTGCTCcccagggaggggcggggcctgcccaggcccaggctgtgAGCTAGGTATATGGATGGAGGCcaaggggcagggggtggggaccCTGCCACCACTCACCTCTGCACAGCCTGCAGCAGCAGCGCTTTCCTCTCTGCCAGTTTGTCCTGGGAGAGACAGTCTGCTACTGACTGagcatcccagccctgccacctcccAGCACCCTCCCACTCCCCTGGGCCCCAGCCACACAGCTGGTTGGGCTGGCTATCCCTCCACCCTACCTGCCCTGCTACCTGAGCCAGAGGCCTTCCTTCCTGCATCCCACTGCCTGAGAGCCCTATGCCCTCaccttaaatgtcacctcctgggggaagtcttccctgaccacccccccaaccccccacccctgcaGTACCAGCCTCGGGCAGGCCCGGCACGCCCTCTGGAATTCTCCCCAAAAATGATTAACTCCTGGAAGTAGCTCAGTGCTTGGGTCCAACGCTTGCAGCCCTGCTACACTGAAACTCCACAAGGGCTCCCTGGGTCTGGGCTAGGTCGTGGTGCCAGCCCACGGCTGATGAGGGCGCTCGGCCTATGGCTGTCATCCCCCCTACGCCTCACCTGCATGCTGCCGAAGAGGGCATGGATGGCAGCCTCCTCCTCGGCGGCGCTGCGGCGCACCTCCTCCACCATGGCCTGCAGCAGCGCGATGGCCTCCTGCGTGGCCGTCTGCAGGGCCTTCACGGCCTGGGGACAGGGCGGCCTCAAGCTTGTGGACGCTCTGGTCCCCGAGCCGGCCCCAGCGCACCGGGCACTCCATGCTCACCAGCACCGCCTGCTCCAGCCGCTCGCAGCCCTGCACGTACGCCGACTCGAGGTCCACGCAGTGGGCCCGGCTCTCCCTGCCGGGAAACCGCGAATGAGGTCCGCTCCCCGCAGCCCCCTGACCCCCTCACCTCCCGCTCCCTCTACCCACCCCTGCATGTCCCGGAAGCAGCAGATGCACAGCAGCGACTTCTTGTCCGTGGAGAACATGATGTAGGGCTCGGCGTGCAGCGCTGCGGCGAGGGGGGCGGTGAGGGCTCGGGCAGGGCCTGCCGGCGGCCCGGGTCCCGCCCCTGGTCCCGGTCCCCACCCCGCACGCTATACTCACTGCACTTCGGAAGCACGTCGCGGCTGCGCTGGCCCAGTGCTACGATGTCGTGGCACGCAAACATGCGTGCCCGGTGTGTCTCGTCGCGGCAGCGCGCGCACAGCGGCTGCCCGCACGTGTTGCAGAAGTACGTGGTCTCTGCGTCCTGCAGACAGACCTGGGGCTCAGCCCGCCCAGGGGCCGCGCGGAAACTGCAGCCTCTGCATGTCATTGCGCGCCTCGGTCCCAGCCCGGTAAGGTACGTGGCCAAATGCAGCCCTTTCATGCAATCCCGACGCCCAGCGCTCTAATATACCCAGTTTACAGACGAGAACACCGAGGTTCAAAGAGTAGGTAAGTAGGTCCAGGGAGGGGCAGAACCCCGAATGGGCTTGGGAGGTGGTTACACGGGGTGGGTGTGGAGGCAGCGCAGAAACTGCATTGGCAAAACATTTTACCTacaacagaaatgtgtgtgtgtgtgtgaagatttcTCAAGCCCCCCTTGGCACCCTCAATAGTAACCAAATGTCAGTGCTCCCCTTGGCCATCTGGAGTCAAAACTTGgctgggaggggaaagggaacGAGGGCCTGCTGGTTCCCTTCCCCAGGCCAGACCCAGGGCTGAGTCCAGGACTTGGGCTATAGCTGTGGCATTGACCCCAGCAAGGGCTATGAAAGCACAGACCCCAGCTTCTTACTTTGGCATTCAAGGCCATTTTCTCCCCTGCTCTCCCTACCTCCTGGAGGTCACCTGTGACTCTGTGTCACACATATCCCAGCACTTGCCCAGCACACCTTGAGCTTTTGCTCCTAAAGGGCCATCCTCCCAGGACTCAGAATACCCCAGCCAGCCTCCATAGGCCAGAGTCCCAGGTGCCCTTCACAGCCCAGCCCAAAGCCCAGACTCTGCTTCTTGGCTTTCCTAGACTCAGGGGCAGATTGCTGATCCCCACCAGCACActgtcctcccttccccttgGGCTGTAGGCAGCTGTGCACAGTGGACCCTCAAGGACCAGCACTGGACTGCCCTTCCTGTGCCAGTTCACAACTCCACCCTGAATTGGGGACCAGTAAGCGCTCCCCAAATTACATGGCTTGAACCTCTGTCGCCATCTGGCTATTGGCTCAAGCCACTTGTTCTGGGccccagtctccccatctgtaaaatggggcccaCATTTGGGATCCAGGGTGCCTTAGAGAGGTGCTGGAGAATCCACTGATGGGTAGTCCTCTGAGGACATGTTGGGCGCACACTGCAGCATCAGAGCCGTGCAGCCGCACACCCTCGgctccccgccccctgcccagGCGCCCTGCCTGCTTGCTGCACTCCAGGTCGCAGTTGGCACAGCACACCACCTCCATGCCATCCCCTGAGCTGTCCACCAGGAACTGCAACAGCCGATCCACTGGAG
This genomic window contains:
- the RNF207 gene encoding RING finger protein 207 isoform X5, translating into MEVVCCANCDLECSKQDAETTYFCNTCGQPLCARCRDETHRARMFACHDIVALGQRSRDVLPKCTLHAEPYIMFSTDKKSLLCICCFRDMQGESRAHCVDLESAYVQGCERLEQAVLAVKALQTATQEAIALLQAMVEEVRRSAAEEEAAIHALFGSMQDKLAERKALLLQAVQSQYEEKDKAFKEQLAHLATLLPTLQVHLVICSSFLSLANKAEFLDLGYELMERLQGVVTRPHRLRPAQSSKIASDHRAEFARCLEPLLLLAPHGAAGAGGGPHTLAGGSGPKVLMGPSCPSPVGKMLKSPVQKPTLHRSISTKVLLAEGEDTPFTEHCRHYEDSYQRLQTEMQNLKDQVQELHRDLTKHHSLIKAEIMGDILHKSLQVDAQIASEYTSVEGMRAVFQEIWEESSQRVANEQEIYEAQLHDLLQLKQENAYLTTVTKQITPYVRSIAKVKERLEPRFLAPADDQSEHPQNMYEDSVSGDTQARNDPVSVTEKREKTSEPRANSRTPNSLTEEPPLKNKDPHRPKPRSGGDVPTRRERPT
- the RNF207 gene encoding RING finger protein 207 isoform X4 translates to MEVVCCANCDLECSKQDAETTYFCNTCGQPLCARCRDETHRARMFACHDIVALGQRSRDVLPKCTLHAEPYIMFSTDKKSLLCICCFRDMQGESRAHCVDLESAYVQGCERLEQAVLAVKALQTATQEAIALLQAMVEEVRRSAAEEEAAIHALFGSMQDKLAERKALLLQAVQSQYEEKDKAFKEQLAHLATLLPTLQVHLVICSSFLSLANKAEFLDLGYELMERLQGVVTRPHRLRPAQSSKIASDHRAEFARCLEPLLLLAPHGAAGAGGGPHTLAGGSGPKVLMGPSCPSPVGKMLKSPVQKPTLHRSISTKVLLAEGEDTPFTEHCRHYEDSYQPGSHPSESLAVDTACRNHRCSHGLSAQRLQTEMQNLKDQVQELHRDLTKHHSLIKAEIMGDILHKSLQVDAQIASEYTSVEGMRAVFQEIWEESSQRVANEQEIYEAQLHDLLQLKQENAYLTTVTKQITPYVRSIAKVKERLEPRFLAPADDQSEHPQNMYEDSVSGDTQARNDPVSVTEKREKTSEPRANSRTPNSLTEEPPLKNKDPHRPKPRSGGDVPTRRERPT
- the RNF207 gene encoding RING finger protein 207 isoform X3 — its product is MWGVGVEVGSHGEGASGSWLQLLRRHQTVVKGPSGLPPVDRLLQFLVDSSGDGMEVVCCANCDLECSKQDAETTYFCNTCGQPLCARCRDETHRARMFACHDIVALGQRSRDVLPKCTLHAEPYIMFSTDKKSLLCICCFRDMQGESRAHCVDLESAYVQGCERLEQAVLAVKALQTATQEAIALLQAMVEEVRRSAAEEEAAIHALFGSMQDKLAERKALLLQAVQSQYEEKDKAFKEQLAHLATLLPTLQVHLVICSSFLSLANKAEFLDLGYELMERLQGVVTRPHRLRPAQSSKIASDHRAEFARCLEPLLLLAPHGAAGAGGGPHTLAGGSGPKVLMGPSCPSPVGKMLKSPVQKPTLHRSISTKVLLAEGEDTPFTEHCRHYEDSYQPGSHPSESLAVDTACRNHRCSHGLSAQRLQTEMQNLKDQVQELHRDLTKHHSLIKAEIMGDILHKSLQVDAQIASEYTSVEGMRAVFQEIWEESSQRVANEQEIYEAQLHDLLQLKQENAYLTTVTKQITPYVRSIAKVKERLEPRFLAPADDQSEHPQNMYEDSVSGDTQARNDPVSVTEKREKTSEPRANSRTPNSLTEEPPLKNKDPHRPKPRSGGDVPTRRERPT
- the RNF207 gene encoding RING finger protein 207 isoform X6, whose protein sequence is MFACHDIVALGQRSRDVLPKCTLHAEPYIMFSTDKKSLLCICCFRDMQGESRAHCVDLESAYVQGCERLEQAVLAVKALQTATQEAIALLQAMVEEVRRSAAEEEAAIHALFGSMQDKLAERKALLLQAVQSQYEEKDKAFKEQLAHLATLLPTLQVHLVICSSFLSLANKAEFLDLGYELMERLQGVVTRPHRLRPAQSSKIASDHRAEFARCLEPLLLLAPHGAAGAGGGPHTLAGGSGPKVLMGPSCPSPVGKMLKSPVQKPTLHRSISTKVLLAEGEDTPFTEHCRHYEDSYQPGSHPSESLAVDTACRNHRCSHGLSAQRLQTEMQNLKDQVQELHRDLTKHHSLIKAEIMGDILHKSLQVDAQIASEYTSVEGMRAVFQEIWEESSQRVANEQEIYEAQLHDLLQLKQENAYLTTVTKQITPYVRSIAKVKERLEPRFLAPADDQSEHPQNMYEDSVSGDTQARNDPVSVTEKREKTSEPRANSRTPNSLTEEPPLKNKDPHRPKPRSGGDVPTRRERPT